Genomic segment of Bdellovibrionota bacterium:
GATGACGTCGAAGAGTTCCGGGCTTTCCCGTGCGTGGCCCCGTGAAAACGAACGGTCCGTGAGAATCGTCCGGACGGCGAGCGCCCCTTGGTCGGCCGCGATCTTAAGGAGCGGCCGTCCCGCGACGTCACCCACGACGTAAAGGCCGGGAACGCGCGTGGAGCCGTCCCGGCGAACATCCGGTCGCCGTTCCACGCCCCCCGCGGGCCACTGAGTGTGGAGCCATCTGGCGTAGGAGCGAAAGATTGAAATCATCGGCGTGAGGACGGCCATTATATACCTACTTTCGGGGTGTTCCGGCTCACCTCGTCGATTCGTGGTTAGCTCACTCTGCCGGCCACCAGCGTGATGTCGTCCTTCCGTGGTTGATCGCCGAAAAATTGGTAGGCATCGGTGACCAGCGCATTTCGAATATCTTCCGCCGAAAACGATCCGGCCTTTCTCAAAATATTGAGTACTCTGCGTTTTCCGTACATTTCGCCCGCCTGATTTTCGCATTCCAGGAGCCCGTCGGTGTACCAGATCAGCACATCCCCGCGCTGGATGGGAACCGAATTTTCCAAGAATTTCACGTCCAATATCTCACCCAGGCGGCTGCTGGGAGGACTCGGCAATACGGTCACCCGCATCTCGCCATCGGTTTGAGGGCGGCAAAGAAACGGCCGGTTGTGGCCGGCGTTCGCGTACCGAAGCTCCGACTTCGTTGAATCAAATACCGACGCAAAAAAAGTCATCAGAATGCTCCCTTTGGTGGAATCGAGAATCATTTGGTTGAGAAGGGCCAGTAGATCGGCCATGGAAAGCGTACCCTGATCGCGCAAATGTTGGACACGCGAGAGAAAGACGTCGCCGTTCACGGAGTGGCCGGTGCCGTCCTCCATCTCTCGAAGCATCTTCCGGATGGCCCCTTCACTCTCCTGGACTCCTTTGAAGAATCCATTGGCGATCGCCGTGATGAGCGCGGCGGACATGCCGTGGCCGGTCACATCCCCGATCATCACGGAGACGTTTTGCCCCGCCCGATCTTCCGTATACCCGTACCAATCGCCTCCCGTTTCGGTTGAACTCTCGATAAAACTTGCGAGTTCGAGCTTGGAAAAGCTCTTCACGCGTTCCGGGAAGAGCATTTCCTGCACTGTGGAAGCCATAGTCAGTTCTTGCTTCATCCGCCTTTCACTCGCCGCCAACTTTTCGTGAGCGTCCTGAAGTTGGGTGAGCAGCCGATTGAAGGAGCGTGTGAGAATTCCCATTTCCGCGCCGAACGTTCCGGAGATTCGAATTCCCAGGTCCCCACGATCGATGATGCTCAAGATTCCCTGGGTAATCCTGTGAAGGGGGGTGGAAATGGCTTTCGCCAGAAAATAGCCGATCACGCCGGACAAGGACGCCGCCAGCGCGGCAACCAGAAGGACTTGACGCAATGTCTTGCTCCTCGTTTCGCGAATCGCTTTATTCGAAACCTCGATGGCCAAGGTGGCCGCCCTTTTCTCGTTCAAGTCCAGAAGGGGTACAAAGAAGGCAAGGTACGACATCCCCCCAATCTCGAAGTTTTCAACCAATTTGTGACTCGATCCGCCGCCGGCGTACTCCGTCTGGTTCGGCAACTCCCTCACCGGGGCCCCGGCCGGCTGAATGGAGGAGCCGAAGATCTTCTTCTCGTCAAAAAGAATGATGTCCGTGCCGGTCGCCGACGCGATATCTTTGGCGAACGAATCGTGGGTGCGCAAGGCCAGGATGATAATCCCCATATTGGCTCCAAAATGAAGCACCGGCTTCATCGCAAGAAGGTAGATCTCCCCATCCAGCGGGAGCCAGCCGCGCCTGATGATCGCACTGTCCGAAGACATTAATTTCAGCACCGGGGCCGACGTCTTTAAGAACGGAGCCAGCGCCTCGCTTCCGGAACTCAAAAA
This window contains:
- a CDS encoding SpoIIE family protein phosphatase, which translates into the protein MNRFGELSLKTRLVAAFGGVVLVSALLSSIVYSVALVTTMKKSAKDKIEETTKVALTQIDQRGRGLEIYADLISSDQTFGQVLSFDSSLGISQKIEEFRQLSQADVVAFVPKPERYVEIKEKVFLSSGSEALAPFLKTSAPVLKLMSSDSAIIRRGWLPLDGEIYLLAMKPVLHFGANMGIIILALRTHDSFAKDIASATGTDIILFDEKKIFGSSIQPAGAPVRELPNQTEYAGGGSSHKLVENFEIGGMSYLAFFVPLLDLNEKRAATLAIEVSNKAIRETRSKTLRQVLLVAALAASLSGVIGYFLAKAISTPLHRITQGILSIIDRGDLGIRISGTFGAEMGILTRSFNRLLTQLQDAHEKLAASERRMKQELTMASTVQEMLFPERVKSFSKLELASFIESSTETGGDWYGYTEDRAGQNVSVMIGDVTGHGMSAALITAIANGFFKGVQESEGAIRKMLREMEDGTGHSVNGDVFLSRVQHLRDQGTLSMADLLALLNQMILDSTKGSILMTFFASVFDSTKSELRYANAGHNRPFLCRPQTDGEMRVTVLPSPPSSRLGEILDVKFLENSVPIQRGDVLIWYTDGLLECENQAGEMYGKRRVLNILRKAGSFSAEDIRNALVTDAYQFFGDQPRKDDITLVAGRVS